The following is a genomic window from Prunus persica cultivar Lovell chromosome G7, Prunus_persica_NCBIv2, whole genome shotgun sequence.
AACAAGAAGACAGTCGAGCATATGCTTGATGTTAGTTCTCTTGTCGTATTGGCTGCTAAAACTTAGGAGAACATCTTTTGTCACTCTTTGACGAGTGTTATGTATGTTCGTCATCCCTAAATCTAAAATCGTCGGGTTTCCCTTTTGCtgtgatatttttttatttttttataacaactTATGTAATTAAAACAGATAAGATGACAGATAACGCAAGTTGCCATGTCATATGCCACATATTTTAATATCTAAAAGTTAATAAACAAGTTAGTGGCCGTAACATTATTGATTTAATTATATCTCTACGTTTCATAAGAAAACATATTTGATAGTAACGTAATAAAACAGAAGTGTAGCTGGCTTTGGCCTAAGTAGAAACCATATACTGAAAAGCTCAGAAAGGATATTTGTCAATTTCACCGCCCACCCACTTCTCTATAGTGCAATATTATTGTATGACATAAGTGAAAGCGATTCTAATTTGCCATGTCACTATCGACTGGACATCAAAAGGCACTTTTGCCAAATCTTCCAGGCACCCCTTCTGTTGTGCACTTAACCTGGCAGTGGCACGAccatataaaaaatcaaatcaaatcaaatttgaaCCATAAATACCAACTTATTCGATCCCACCAAGAGTTTTAATCCAAATTTAAACCATCGTTTTTGGTCAATGGCACATCAAGCGGGTGAATTTGGCCGAATATGCAGGTCGGATTTCATGCTTGaccaaaacaaataatttggACAAGGACTGAAATCATCCTTTCAATTAGATCAACCCTTTTTCCTTTGAGTTTCTGAGACTTTATggttattttgaaaatataattaccAGTTTAATTCAAGACCGCGTTTTGTGTTAAGGAAAGGTTACCCATTTCCCACATTTTATTTTGCAATATTGTTTTTACTGTTAGAAAATCTCTTTGGCAACTAGACATTGTTTATTGCATGAACTCCCAAGTTTAGCGCTCTTATGTTCCTATATAAACCCCATCTGTTTACCCTAATGACACAtatattttctcttctcttctgcCCTTTTCTAAATTTCGCTTGAGCGTTTGAATCTTTCGTGTAGTGTTCTTGAGTTCTTTTGAACATTCCTCAATCCTTGAGACTTGTTTTTAACTCTTTGAAGTCccaagattttcatccaaaggATAGAGATCAAGTTGTTTCTCGATACACGTCTTGTTGTATCTTGTTACACCCAGTTCTATATATGCCTCAATCTtgttgtttattattttatttttaaaaatgaatgatTCTCAGTGAAAAAGAGGTGTTATAACAGAGAGACAATATTGGCGAGGGGGAGCTTGTGCGACATACAGACGCTTCAAGTTAAAATGGAGCCTGAGAAACACACAGATATGGTCGAGAAGAAGGCCTCAATGGAGGTGGAGGGTAGCGGAGAAGCCCCGGAAAAGATCAACAAGATTGCTTTACTTTGTGCTGTGGTTGGCTCAATTATATCCATTATATTTGGCTATGGTaggctttctctctcttgacAGGATAATACTTGTTCATTTTACTTTCAATTTGCTAAGGTTTGTGGTTTAATATATAGATCAATGTAGGTTCTAAACAATATAGTTTTCCATGAATTACATTTTTAACTAACATggtaatgaaaatgaaatcgAACTGTGAACACAGATACTGGTGTGATGAGTGGAGCCATGATCTTCATCAAAGAAGATCTCAAAATCAACGATGTCGAAGTCGAAGTACTAGCCGGAATTCTCAACATTTGTGCTCTAGTGGGATCTCTAGCAGCTGGAAGAACCTCTGATTATATCGGTCGGCGTTACACTATTGTTGTAGCCTCCATAATTTTCTTAATTGGGTCAATTCTAATGGGGTATGGTCCAAACTATCCTGTGCTGATGACTGGAAGATGCATTGCTGGCTTAGGTGTAGGCTTTGCACTTATGATTGCGCCAGTTTACTCTGCAGAAATTTCATCTCCAGCAACCAGAGGCCGTCTAACCGCTCTGCCAGAGCTTTGCATAAGTCTTGGCATCTTACTTGGTTACGTTTCAAATTATGTTTTCGGAAAACTGTCATTGACACTTGGATGGAGACTGATGCTAGGCATTGCTGGAGTTCCTTCAATTGTTTTGGCATTTGGGATTGTCAAAATGCCAGAGTCGCCAAGGTGGTTGGTGATGCAGGGCAGGCTAGCAGAAGCCAAGAAAATTTTGTATCTAATTTCTAACACCAAAGAAGAAGCTGAGGCTCGTTTTTGTGATATCTTGGTTGCTGCTGGAATTGATGAAAATTGTAAGGAAGACGTAATTGAGGTTCCCAAAAGCAGCAAGGGTGAAGGGGTTTGGAAAGAACTACTTTTGAGGCCAACTCCGCCCGTCCGTCGGATTCTAATCGCAGCCATCGGAATCCATTTCTTTGAGCATGCCACAGGGATAGAAGCTGTTGTGTTATATAGTCCAAGAATTTTCAAGAAAGCTGGGGTTAGAAGCAAAGACAAGTTGTTGCTTGCCACAGTTGGGGTTGGTGTTACAAAGACTTTGTTCATATTGGTAGCCACATTTTTGCTTGACAAAGCTGGCAGGAGGCGCTTATTGTTGACAAGCACTGGTGGCATGATTGTGGCTCTAACAGGATTAGGGTTTTGCTTGACAATGGTAGAGCACGCCAAAGAGCAGCTTACTTGGGCACTAAGCTTGAGCATTGTGTCAGTTTATGTGTTTGTggtttttttctcaattgggCTTGGGCCCATAACTTGGGTTTACAGCAGTGAGATTTTCCCTTTGAAATTGAGGGCACAGGGAACAAGTATTGGGGTGGCTGTGAACAGACTTACGAATGCTACTATTTCTATGAGTTTCCTTTCAATTTATAAGGCAATTACCATTGGAGGGGCCTTCTTTATGTTTGCAGGCATGGCTATCTTGGCCTGgatctttttctatttctgcTTGCCGGAGACCAAGGGGAGATCATTGGAAGAGATGGAAATGGTTTTCAGCAAAAGCAAAGATACTAATAAGTCTAGAAATGGTATTGTATGAATGCAATCAAGAATTTATGTACTCTAAGTCAGCGGGGTATAACTTAGTTGGTTGAACTTTTTCACCTCCACCCATGTGGGCAGAGGTTGGAAACCCCAAGGCACCTAATAAATATTGGTGTAAACCCCTCTCCCGCTATGCACCCAATAAATATTGGTGTAAACTCCTCTCCCGCTATTGCTTgtactccaaaaaaaaaaagaaaaaaaaaaagaggttaTTAATGCACTCTTTGTTTTATCTAAAACCTTAAATTATGTGGTGATTACAAGCTTTGCTCATATAGTAAACAGATTACAAACCTTGCTTATCTAGTAGAAGAGTACAAGCCGAAATCTCAAATAGTAGTAATTTACAATAAATTTATAGATGCACAAAATTTCTAAAACAATAATGCTTAAAAATTGATTGTGCTATCAAGAAAGAATCAAGAAGATGATGTTGCTTGGCTGGTGGCCAATCCTCTATGTACATATGggacttgatttttttggggacaactcttcaaacaatacaaattattattattattattttttaatcaatacaACTTTTGGAATAACCCTTCAAATTAACCTACGGGTAAGGTTTAAAGAGCCATATGCTGGAAGATGCTCTTACACATACGTAAGGAAAAAGTTGCTAATTAAGATGAGACAAAATATAAATCTATGCTCGATCCTGTGGGTTCCATGAGAGTTGTAAAAACTTATAAGCTGCCTTTTCTTACTTCTCATATATCATCCTTGGTATTATAAATACAGCGATGCATGTGGTTTTGCTAAACTTGTTgaagaaatgaaatataacGCTCAGATTAGATAAGGGAATGACCAATTCTATGCTTTAATCAGAAACCATGTAAAGCTCAGATTAATCAAAACTTCAAAAGtcacaagaaaaatataaaacataaataaaaaagtgaacaacacaaaaacacaaaagtcCTAGTGTCCATACAACTTTAGTTGCTGATGGGGATCGGGGTTTGGACACAGATCACCAATCACATACACGAGCACCGAAATTTAGGGTTAGtgcaaactcacatatatcgtagcaaattcatgccacaaataaactattttattaatcatcaacatatattccctacaactattacattatagccttatttataggcttgaCAAGACTTTGGCACCAAGGCTACTTGGcccaaaagtaaactaattaattataaaatcacacattaataataaaagatatcctaaaactacctaaataaaaaaataacaatatatcatgaaataaataattaaacggTAAATATCTATCTTGATCCTCTCCTATGCTCCTGCATCAGTTGCAGCAATTGGCATCCATTTCTTTGCTCATGCCACGGGCATAGAACCAGTCGTGTTGTATAGAATGTTGAACGATGACGGTACGGTCACTAGAGGCGAGCTCTTTGTTTCTTGCATACTGGGATTGTTACCATTAACCTcataatcaaaaaaattatatgcaACTTGGTAGCCACATGTTTGGTTGACAGAATTGGTAGGAGGCAGCCCTTGTTGACAAGCATTGGGGGTATTTTTGTAACCTTATCAGCATTCGGCTTAGGTTTAACCAGAGCACTATGAGAAGGATTTAGCACCTTTAGGAAGGTGGCTCAGTACTCATATGTGGCTTTCTTCTCACTTGGGATAGGGCCTATAACTTGGGTTTATAGCACTGAGATTTTCCCTTTGAAGTTTGGAGCAGGGACTCAGTTTTGGGGTGGTTGTGAACAAAGTTATGAATGTTGTAGTTTTAATGGGTTTCGTTTCGGTGCATCAGAGATATTGTTGGAGGGGCCTTTTTCATGTTTGCAGGCATATCTGTGTTGGtagggtttttttcttttatttcttcttgcCAGAGACCAAGGGGAGATCTTTGGAAGAGATGGAAATGCTTTTTCAGGAGAAAGACTAGACTAGAAATTATGATTCTAGAAATGAAGTTGCAAATGGTGTTGGAATGCAGTCAAAAAAAGATGGGCAGAATGTAAATTGGAGAGCAAATTTAGGTGAAGCTGAAATGTATTGTATAAGGAGTAGTTCGTATGCAGTGGATCAATCTGTCATTACTTTGTATGCAGTGGATCAATCTGTCCTTATTACTTTTATAGATTTGTTATCTcatcgttttttttttatgaatacGAAGAAAATGACATGTGTTAAatttgataaaagaaaatgcgCGAatgtatattttaattatgacatggaataaatcaattaaattgtGTTATAATGTACCTATACAAAATTTGTGACTAATATACAAGTACGCAAgttttgttcaatttaatttaacaAATATGAATTGGGCCCCTAAAATAGAAAGttaacaaatcaaatcaatcaataAATCTTGCCCACATGACACCTACAAACAAGGAGAACCTTGGGCAAATTCACACCGACCCCATCCTCTCATCAACCCCACCTTCCCCACATAGCTCCCTCTTTTCC
Proteins encoded in this region:
- the LOC18769871 gene encoding probable polyol transporter 6, giving the protein MEPEKHTDMVEKKASMEVEGSGEAPEKINKIALLCAVVGSIISIIFGYDTGVMSGAMIFIKEDLKINDVEVEVLAGILNICALVGSLAAGRTSDYIGRRYTIVVASIIFLIGSILMGYGPNYPVLMTGRCIAGLGVGFALMIAPVYSAEISSPATRGRLTALPELCISLGILLGYVSNYVFGKLSLTLGWRLMLGIAGVPSIVLAFGIVKMPESPRWLVMQGRLAEAKKILYLISNTKEEAEARFCDILVAAGIDENCKEDVIEVPKSSKGEGVWKELLLRPTPPVRRILIAAIGIHFFEHATGIEAVVLYSPRIFKKAGVRSKDKLLLATVGVGVTKTLFILVATFLLDKAGRRRLLLTSTGGMIVALTGLGFCLTMVEHAKEQLTWALSLSIVSVYVFVVFFSIGLGPITWVYSSEIFPLKLRAQGTSIGVAVNRLTNATISMSFLSIYKAITIGGAFFMFAGMAILAWIFFYFCLPETKGRSLEEMEMVFSKSKDTNKSRNGIV